The Kogia breviceps isolate mKogBre1 chromosome 19, mKogBre1 haplotype 1, whole genome shotgun sequence genome contains the following window.
gcacaggctccggacgcgcaggctcagcagccatggctcacgggcccagccgctccgcggcatgtgggatcttcccggactggggcacaaacccatgtcccctgcatcggcaggcgcactcccaaccactgcgccaccagggaagcccctggttcaTTTTAACGTCAGCATAACCATGGCTCAGGAGGCTGTAGAGCTaatgagtggcagagccaggactaggCCCTGAGACCGTCTGACTCCTAGTCCAGTGCTCCTTTCAGCACTAGTGCTATTGTGTGAGAACTGGCCAGGCAATTCAAGTGTGCTTCCTAGGCCAGTAACCCTTCAGTAAGGGCTGTGAGCCCAGGATCCAGCACACTGACCTGCACAGAGCAAGTCAAAGTTGGCAGAGCCTGGAAACCCTAGGTCAATATGCAATCCAACCTACTTCTCCAACAGGCAGATTTTTCTCCTGCCCTTACCACAGTTCCCACCTGCGTGCATCCTATTACATTCTTAGCACTAAACTCTATAATCCCAGGccatttgttattctcttttttaaaaatagtatcctTGCCCATTCTGGAATGATGAACAGGAGGCCCAGAAGCTCACtcaccttctggaaaggatttttcttttctgcccGGGAAAACCTAATACCTAAACCAGtttgtaaaaagagaaagagagaaagaccagTTATCAGAAAGCTCCGTTCTGGGacttcccggtggcgcagtggttgagaatccgcctgccgatgcaggggacacgggttcgtgccccggtccgggaagatcccacatgccgcggagcggctaggcccgtgagccatggccgctgagcctgtgcgtccggagcctgtgctccgcaacgggagaggccacaacagtgagaggcccgcgtaccgcaaaaaaaaaaaaaaaagaatccacctgccaatgcaggggacacgggttcgaacactggtccgggaggatcccacctgccgccgagcaactaagccccgtgcaccacaactactgagcctgcgctctagagccgtgagccacaactactggggcccccacgcctagagcctgtgctctgtaataagaagctcacgcaccgcaacgaagagcagccccagctctcagcaactagagagggcccgcgtgcagcaatgaagacccaatgcagccaaaaataatttaaaaacttaaattaaaaaataaaaaattgtttttaaaaaagaaagctcagTTCTCTCTCTGTAAGGTCCTCTTTCTCCCCAACCTTCCCACCCTGCcctccaacagaaaaaaaaatactgggagaGAGATGGGAGTTAACACTTCTAGGGACGAATTAGTGTCATGCTGGGGCAAATCCTGGGTCAGTGATGTCTGAGCAAGGACCCTTCATCACCCTTCTTCTCATTGCCTGGAACTTCCCTCCACCTTCCAGCTCACCAGGGCCCCTCCAGGCTGACATAGACCCCAGCTGAATCGACCCCACCCTACTCATGTGTTCAGGCTCCCCCATCCAGCCCGCCCCACCCGGCCTTGCTTACCCGTACCCTCTGCGTTGCGGAAGACGAGCTGCTTTACTCGATAGCCCAGGACCTTCTCAGGGGTGATGGTCACTTCCGTTTGGTGCTAGGAAAAAGGAGCTCGGGTTGATTGATCCCTAAGTGCTTGACATAGTTATCTTGCCTGATCTCCCAAACAATCTTGGGAGGTAgacatttttatccccattttacagatgagagaactgaggctctgagagggtcAGCAGATGAGCCCGTTTCACAGCAGTAGAGCTGAAATTTGAACACGCATCTGACTCCAAAACTCACGTAGTTTctacttcattcaacaaatatttatggggaattccctggccatccagtggttaggacctggcgctttcactgccaggggtccgggtttgatccctggtcagagaactaagatcctgcaagccgcgtggcatgaacaaaaaaaaaaaaaaaaaatgtaaagaggaCAAAACATGCCTGTTTTGTTCCAGGCATCGTGGCTTCTGCCCTCCTGCCTCCCGGAAAGGGAGGCAGGCAATgaacaagcaaaaaaaccccGTGTAACTATGAACCGTGGGAAGCGCTATGAAGCAAATGAAGACAGGGCACCACTAGAGAGTAACAGGGGAGAGACTGAGTGATGCCACACAGACTTTCTTGGGGCAAGAAGAGAAGTCGTAAGAAGGCCAAGGAGCAGGCAAGACTGCTCAGAGAGGTCTAAAGGAAGAGCTGAAGGGCGCGGCGGCTGGGCTGGCAGCCCCTGACCTGCAGTGTGTGAGCCCAGCTGGCTCTCCCACAGTTCCCACCTCCCAGGATCCTAACCTTGTGTTCATATTGGAGGCCAAAACATTTCATTGggtcccccaaaatatattgcttTTCACTTTTCAGGATTACAGTCTTTGTCGTCTTCAGAGTTTCCGTCACTAGATAAAGGTCTTCTCTCATCGCCTGGATTGACTGGAACGTAGGGAGcagtttcctcttcagttttctggAGGGAGTAAAGGGGGAATGAGAGGGGCCCCACCTCCCAGGGAcatttctccctccccagcaGCTCGTTTCTATTTGAGATTAAGTGCCTCTGAGGTCGGAAGACCACAGCACCCCCCTCCCAGTTCACTTTACCCACTGTGGGCGGGAACAGGGTGCAAAGTGGGAAGGGAACCCGCTAGCATTTCTGGAAGATTACAGTGTACCAGCACTGTGAGATACTTCACACGtcatttcatttaaccctcaccgCCCCGCTATGATGTAGGCAGGATTGCATCCGTTTTTCATATGacaaaattgaggcttagagacaGGTAGTGAATggtccaagttcacacagctaataagtgtaTAACTGGGATACAAACCCCAGTCTGTATGAATCCAAAGCTTGTGCCCTTCCCATGGCACTGAGATAGGTATCTGCCCAGTCCACAACACTCCCTTCTCTGAGAAGGGGCTCCAGCCCCCTGCACTGGTCTCGGGGGCCTGGTTGAATTGTCCACCCTTGGGGGTCCATGAGGCATCTCTGATTTCATAAAGAAATTcatttggtgacttaaaacagcctaatgggggacttccctggtggtccagcagttaagactccacggtcccgatgcagggggcccgggtttgatccctggtcagggaactagttcccacatgcgtgccgcaactaagaccccgatcagccaaatataaatatatgtataaatctacctccctcccttcctgatgGAGCTTCTGGTATTTGCAACCAAAAGACCCCCAAGAAAGTCCTACATCCTTGCCTGAGCAGATCTTCCTCTAACTACCCTCCCCCACACAACTCTATTTACACACTCCACATAGTTTCACTCTAGAAACAACAGGCATGCTGGAAAAATTGAGTTCCCTCAGAAAAACTGCAAAAGCCCCCTCCCTAGCAATACTGTGGTGGGTAGGGGTAGTTCAAAGGACCAGTACAATTTCACTGTAaggctttcagtttttaattaaaaaggaaaaacaaaaggcatCCACCCTGCTCAGGGAGGGCTAGCCCAGGAGAGCGGTGGGGCCCCCTCCCCTGACCCATCCACACTTTCCAACAATTGCAGCTAGGGAAGAAGACACCAATACCAACCACAACATGACTGCTGAGGAGGAAGGCTGGTGATATCCCTCTAAGTCCCTTGGAAGGACCATGCCCTCAGCTATCAGAACTTCTGTGGCACTTGATTGGTGCCACCCTGGTGGGGTGGGCTGGTGGCACTTCCTGTGCAGGAAACGTTCAACGGGGGTGCTTTGATTTCATTGCACTTCACTTCAGCTCTCTTCCCAAGTACTTACCATGTGCTGGGGATAAACAGAGAAGTTAGTAAAGTCAGTCCCTGGTCACAAGTTGTTCTTCGTGCAGTGAGGGGAGGGAACATGGAAACCAGTGGCTTGCCGCAAGGCGGAGTGAAAACAGGCACAAAATACAGATGTGAGCAGCACAGTATAGGAAAACAGAGGAGAGTGGCCTCTCGAAACCAGACAGTTTTGGTCCAAGCCAAAGTAATCGATCACCCTGGAGGACAGCAGGGAAATGAGTGAATGGAGGACCTCAGAAGAAGGGCTGCTGGAGGCTGATCCTGGAAGAATGAGAAGGCTCCCTGAGGGTGGAGAAGAGGAGGGCATGCTTGAGTGAAGGAGTGGGATGGGGAGAGCTAGGAGGAGGGTGTGGGAGGCTGCACCAGCCAGGGGCCCCCCACCTCAGATGTCCTTGGTGCCCAAAatgggcttctctctctctccctcccccttgctGCCCGCATCCAGCCTCACTTGTTCTTAAGGGAATCCAGGAATTTCTGGAGTATCTGGGTCTTTGATAACTCGATGCCCTGCTCCGGGGACCTGGAGAATGTTATTACCACTTCAAGTGTTTTTTCTTGGGGTAATTTCACTGTCCAACTTCCCTTTGAGTCTACGCTGTCCATAACTTGGGACGTAACCTCTTGACCTGGAAAGAGAAAGGTAAACGTCACATTGAGGCTGACCCAAAAAGATCTCTCTCTAGAAAATCCTCCCTGGTGCACCCCGTCCTGGGCTCCCCTCCACGATCCCCTTCTGAGGAATTCTTCCAGCTGTGGATCTCCAGCCAATGCTGTTCTCACCAGAAGTCATCACGCCTGGAGACCACTCTGCCACCTTCTTACCAaatgaccttggataagtcacaTCACctctgaatctgtttcctcatctatagaaggagaaattttttttggccacggcctgcagcatgtgggactttagttccctgaccagggatcgaacccatgccccctgcaatggaagcttgttgtcttaaccactggaccaccagggaagtctctatagAAGGAGAAAtattaatagtacctacttccCATGCTTGAGGACATTAAATAAACTAATGCAGTTAAGCACTTaacaaagtgcctggcacacatactaaatgttcagtaaatgtgAGCTAGTCCTATATAACTATTTGAGAGGCTGAAATGAGACAAGGAAAAGCAAAGTGAAAGAATGAGGAGCCCCTGACCTTTGGGAAATAAAAGTTAAGCAGAGTTCAGTCTCTGTTTGTGCGCACTGTGCAGGTGTAAAGTGAGGCAAGTCTGGAAAGTTGCCCACCCAAGTGGACTCTGCCCAGCCTTGCAGATGGCCTTGCATAAGGGCGTGGACTCCAAGTCAGTTGCTGCCCTGGAGTTAGTGGAGCATACGCTGCCAGGCTGAGTGCCCTTCTCTGAGACCTCCCAGTTCGGAGCCTACAGAGCAGGGAGAGCTTCTACTGCTGGATTTTGGGGGCAGGGCCGGATTTACAGAGAAGAAATGCATTTTGAAACTGGTGGAAATATGACAGACCTAGAAATAGTGCCTGAAATCAGTCCTGTGTGTGTGCCGCTAATGTCTCAGGACCCGATTGTTTCTTGAGTAACGTAAACGTTTGTGTGTACTttatcagagagaaagaaaaatcaaaccttATGCACACAAAGAATACAgcatgggggaattccctggcggtcccgttgttaggactctgggcttccactgcagggggcatgggttcaatccctggtcagggaactaagatcctgcaagccgcgcgaTGCAGCAATCAGTCAACCAATCaataaaacagtatggaggaggggcagggggaAAGAGTAACttgacagtggagaaacctgacggGCACTACCTCAGCCAGCTGACCACGGTCAACAacaacagtgataagtcatgttgatagtagGTAACCTTGATATGATGCGATGGGAACAGCACTTTACCTCTGCagtcttcctcccccaaacccattaCCTAGGTCTatccataagaaaaaaatcagacaaattcCAATCAGAGGGGTGTCCTACAATACGCCTGACCAGTACTGctcaaaactgtcaaggccaTCAAAAGCAAGGGAAGTCAAAGGGGAGCCAAAGGAGACGTGACAACTACATGTAACGCGatgtcctggatgggatcctggaacagaaaaaggacactggATAAAAAcgaaggaaatctgaataaagtatgaactttagttaattaaaaaaacaaacaactatgTACACCATCTACATcatatagttaaaaaaataataatctgtttGAAAAGGGAGCAGGCCAAGTTGCTGAAAATCAATTTAAATTACCAGTTCACCTCATTCTTAAGGATTATTTTAGTTTGGTTTCACCTCTCCCTCTGAATTTTTTTATGCAAACAGACTTTCCCTTAAAGCAAGTTAACTGACTTAgtcaaattttttttccataattaaaCTTGCCCCT
Protein-coding sequences here:
- the GSDMB gene encoding LOW QUALITY PROTEIN: gasdermin-B (The sequence of the model RefSeq protein was modified relative to this genomic sequence to represent the inferred CDS: deleted 1 base in 1 codon; substituted 1 base at 1 genomic stop codon) translates to MGFLFPVSPGTMLAVFEKIARPVVQHMDTGGDMVAVRSLTDANRFHCFYLVKERRRFFGYQYDKRSLTVXDILEMDKGEGLFDKLVPGLQGQEVTSQVMDSVDSKGSWTVKLPQEKTLEVVITFSRSPEQGIELSKTQILQKFLDSLKNKKLKRKLLPTFQSIQAMREDLYLVTETLKTTKTVILKSEKQYILGDPMKCFGLQYEHKHQTEVTITPEKVLGYRVKQLVFRNAEGIRFSRAEKKNPFQKVEPILEQKWGEQPRDVGCDPEEWTLCALYVVVSILLQLGTEEAFETEEGNQEGPQKHLPDG